The following is a genomic window from Polycladomyces zharkentensis.
GGAAAGGAATATCTGCAAACCTTTATCGCAAAGATTGATCAGGCGACCGCGCCCGTTGATACAGAAAAGGCAAAGAAAATCGGCTTATTTATGATTCAAGCCTACAATATCTTGTCACAGCACTTTATGAAAGAAGAAAATGTTTTGTTCCCCATGGCAGAACAGTTGCTTTCGTCTGAAGAAAAAGATCTTCTGGCGAAAAAAATGCAAACCGTATAGTCTTTGAAGAATTTTATGGTCTGTTTTCCTGCCATGATTGCCACCGAAACAGAGTGAAGAATCCATGAAGAACCAAGCCAAAAAAAACAAAAGGTGGTTTCTCCTTGAAGCAGCGAAGAAACCACTTATTTTTTTTGAAATACTGCACTTAGATAACGCTTAAATAGACATGCAAACAGGCTCAGATGAGGTGTCCATACCCCCCTTGTCCACGCACGGACATTGGACATGATGGTGATGAAGCTTTTCTAACCGAGCCCAATCCAACATTTTGCGTGTATACATTGATACAATGCTTATTTTGCATGTGTCTCGCCTTTCCCGGCGTAAGGCAGTCGTTCACCGGTGAGCGACCAGCCGGTTTTTGGACCGAGGATGAACCAGCCAAGCATGAGAGCGCCAATTGCAAAAATGGTGTCAACGATCACCCGCAGCCATACGAAGTTGTGAATGATCCCCCGCGACATGAATTCAGCCGAACGTGCATACCACATACCGTGTTCCACGCTTGCCCATGTCTGCATCAGACCAATCGGGAGCAGACTGAGCAGTACCATCAGCGCCAGTCCGATATTGATGGCCCAGAACGAGAAAGCGAGAGCCTTTGTTTTCCACACGTGTTGTTTGGTCAATCCCCGTAAGCAAAACAGCATGAGCCCGATTCCCAACATGCCGTATACTCCGAACAGCGCCGTATGTCCATGCACGGGTGTGGTGTTAAGCCCTTGCATGTAGTAAAGGGCGATCGGAGGATTGATGAAGAATCCGAACAATCCGGCCCCCACAAGGTTCCAAAAAGCAACGGAGATAAAATAGTAAATCGGCCACTTGTACGCCGTCATCCAGGGACGGGCACGGGAAAGGGTCAAATTCTCATACGCTTCGAAGCCGATCAGTACCAACGGAACCACCTCCAGCGCGCTGAAAGTGGCGCCGAATGCCAAAACCCCGATCGGCGTTCCGCTGAAGTACAAGTGGTGGAACGTACCGATAATCCCTCCGAACAAAAAGATGATCGTGGAAAAAAGAACCGAAGTGGTGGCTGTGGATATCCGCAGCAATCCCATACGCGTGAACAGGAACGCGATCACCGGTTGCAAATACTTCAAAAAACCCTTCCACCCACAGGTGCACCACCCACCAACGCCAGTACTCGGCAATGGCCAGATGCGTATGCTGTCCCCACATGAGTCCCGGAATATAAAACACCGGAATCGCGGTGGAAGCGATCAAAAACAGGATGAGCAGATGCCTGTCGTCTTTTGCCTTTCTCAGCGCGGGCCAAATCGCCCGTACCATCAGGAACAGCCAGAGGAAAAGTCCGACAGTCAGGAACAACTGCCAAAATCGTCCAAGATCCGTATACTCATACCCCTGGTGCCCAAACCAGAAGTTTGTGTCCAACCCAAGACGTTGCCGGACCGCAAGCCACTGACCGGCCATGGAACCGACAACGATGATCAGCAAACACACAAAGAGAAAATTGACGAAAAAACGTTGGTATTTTGGTTCGCGACCGGAGACTGCCGGAGCCACAAACAACCCGGTTGCGATCCAGGCGGTTGCAATCCAAAAGATTCCCAATTGGGTGTGCCACGTACGTGTTACAGAATAGGGCAGCCATTCTGCCAGCGGTATTCCGTAGAAACCGCTACCTTCCACCTGGTAATGGGCCGTACCGCTCCCAGCCCAACCTGAATCACCCACAAAGTAGCGACGACCCAGAAATACTTGAGTGTCGCCTTCATGGAAGGGGTGGGTGACAAGGCAAGCAACGGATCTTTTTCAGGATAGGTCTCTTCCGATTCGATGTGTTTTTGCTTGGCATAATACCAGACCAGAGCGCCAATGCCGGCCAGCAGCAGAACAAAACTGACTACAGACCAGATCACCATGGAACCGGTGGCCACATTGCCGATCAAAGGTTCATGGGGCCAGTTGTTCGTGTAAGTGATGTCGCTGCCCGGACGATTGGTGGCGCACGCCCAGGTTGACCAGAAGAAAAAAGCGTTTAGGGCTTTCATCCGCTCCGGATCTTTGATTGTTTCGCGGGGGATGGCATACTTGTCACGCAAATCATCCAGTTTCGGATCATTGCCAAATAAGGCAGCGTAATGTCGGCTGATGGCTGCATATGCCTGCGCACGCAGGGGGGAGATCACCAAATCGCCCGTTTTCGGCTTGGTTCTGATTTCTTTTTTCAATCTGGCGTGTAGCATCGCTTTGTTTTCATCATTCAGCGCGTCGTAAGATTTTCCGAATTAATCCGACGCATATTTGTTGAGAAACCACATGCATTCCCGATGCAGCCAGTCGGCGTTCCAGTCCGGCGCCACGTATGCGCCATGTCCCCAGATCGTTCCCACTTCCTGTCCGCCTATTGACTGCCAAACGTTTTGCCCATCTTTGATTTCTTTGTCGGTAAACAGTACGGTACCCGTACTGGTCAGCACACGTTTTGGAATGGGAGGCATCGTTTGATAAATCTCTCCCCCGTAATACCCCAGAATGGCAAATGAAATGACGAATACAAGTGTCAAGCTGACCCAAAGTCTTCTAAGACTCATGATTACAGGCCCCTACCAATTTTTGTCTTCATTGACACGGATAGTTTAAACTACGCCATTGTTCTTTATTCGAAAGTTGTATGAATTCAACTGATAGGGTATAAGCTTTGCCCCGTAAACCTTCAACTTCAACCAGAAGGATATTTGTTTATTGGGGGTACGTGTCCCAAAAATACGGCTGTATTTAAAAATTGGTTAGACAGAAGAGCAAATTGGCATATTAACCATAGACAGTCATCGTTCGATTCGTTCAAGAAAGGAGTCCGATATAAGACGGAGATTGATCCCCATCAGATTCGGACGGACGACCTTAAATTGGGTAGCTTGAAAGGCAACTTCGCGACAAAAATGAGGGGGCACAGAATAATGAAAGCGCTTGTATTCCGTGGTCCGGGAAAGTTTGAGTGGGTAGAGAAGGAAAAACCGACGATTCAAGATCCGACGGATGCCATCGTCAGAATAACCAAAACGACGATTTGCGGCACGGATTTGCATATCTTGGGCGGGGATGTACCAGCGGTTACCGATGGCCGAACCCTGGGACACGAAGGGGTTGGAGTAGTAGAAGAAGTCGGATCGGGTGTCAACAATTTCAAACCCGGCGACAGCGTGCTGATTTCTTGTGTCACTTCCTGTGGAAGATGTGATTATTGCAAAAAAGCGATGTACGCCCACTGTGAAAACGGCGGTTGGATTTTGGGGCACCTGATTGACGGTACCCAGGCGGAATACGTCCGGGTCCCGTATGCTGATACGAGCTTGTACCACATACCTCCGGGAACCGATGAGGAAGCACTGGTGATGTTAAGCGACATTTTCCCGACGAGTTTGGAAATCGGGGTGATCAACGGCGAAGTTCAGCCGGGGGATGTCATTGCTATTGTCGGGGCCGGACCGGTCGGGATGGCAGCACTCTTGACCGCGCAACTTTATTCACCGGCGGAGATTATCATGGTCGACCTTGA
Proteins encoded in this region:
- a CDS encoding cbb3-type cytochrome c oxidase subunit I; this encodes MGLLRISTATTSVLFSTIIFLFGGIIGTFHHLYFSGTPIGVLAFGATFSALEVVPLVLIGFEAYENLTLSRARPWMTAYKWPIYYFISVAFWNLVGAGLFGFFINPPIALYYMQGLNTTPVHGHTALFGVYGMLGIGLMLFCLRGLTKQHVWKTKALAFSFWAINIGLALMVLLSLLPIGLMQTWASVEHGMWYARSAEFMSRGIIHNFVWLRVIVDTIFAIGALMLGWFILGPKTGWSLTGERLPYAGKGETHAK
- a CDS encoding zinc-dependent alcohol dehydrogenase family protein, which encodes MKALVFRGPGKFEWVEKEKPTIQDPTDAIVRITKTTICGTDLHILGGDVPAVTDGRTLGHEGVGVVEEVGSGVNNFKPGDSVLISCVTSCGRCDYCKKAMYAHCENGGWILGHLIDGTQAEYVRVPYADTSLYHIPPGTDEEALVMLSDIFPTSLEIGVINGEVQPGDVIAIVGAGPVGMAALLTAQLYSPAEIIMVDLDDHRLEMSKKFGATKTVNSSKGTAVEQVMELTDGKGVDVAIEAVGFPVTFDICQQILKPGGRLANVGVHGKPVELHLEQLWIRNVKITTGLVSTSTTPMLIKTVQSGKIKPQQLVTHRFPLEQIMQAYEVFRNAAKEKAMKVILYND